The Levilactobacillus namurensis genomic interval CAACTGCCATTGGATTAAAAAAAGGCGGCCGGGAGTTTCTTCCCAGTCGCCCGATTAGTCATACTAACGGGGTTGCAGTAACCGTTCAAACCCCTTATGGTCATTGCGAATGCCAACGTCCAGTTGGCCGGCCTGGTGCAGCTCGTCCACGTGGTGTTCGCCCCAGACGGACATCTGTACCAGGACCGTGCCTAGCGAACGTCCCATCTCGGTCAGGCGGTAGGTCACCTTAAACGGCGCCTTGTCTCCGGCCACCTGGCGGTCGACGATGCCATCAGCGGCGAGTTCCCGTAACTGTTGCGTCAAGACCTTCTGTGAGATCTGCGGGAGTTCGTTCCGCAAATCGCAGGTCCGTTGCGGCCGCATACTCAGATGGCAAAGAATTTGCGGTTTCCATTTCCCACTGATCACGTCTAAGGTCGCTTCGACCCCCATGTTATACATCTTCTTTGCCATCTGCGGCGCCTCCTCAAGTCGTTTTTTTCTATTGTACCCGCTCTTCTCTCATTTGGCGAGTAGGTACCTTCAGGTAACCCTTGGCAAAGTCCCCGTCCAAGCGTAGACTAGACCCCAACTTACACTATCGAGGAGGGATTGGTATGTTCAAACCAGCACCATTACATCCCGGCGACCACGTGGCCGTCGTCAGTCTTTCAGCCGGGACCTTGGGGGAACCGTTCGCCGCTCACGAACTTAAGCGCGGCCTCCAACGGCTGCGGGCCCTCGACCTGGTTCCCGTCTGCATGCCCAACAGCCTCAAGGGCGTCGCCTACCTAGCGGCCCACCCGGAAGCTCGGGCCGCCGACCTCAAGCAGGCCTTTCTGGATCCCAGCATCACGGGCATCATCTGCGCCATCGGGGGCATCGAGACCTACCGCCTAGCGCCCTACCTGCTGGATGACCCCGAGTTTGTGGCCGCTGTGCACCAACACCCTAAGCTATTCACCGGGTTCTCCGACACCACCGTAGACCACCTGATGCTTTACCAGCTGGGCCTGACCACCTACTACGGTCCCAGCCTGCTCAACGACTTTGCCGAGTTAGGTCCCGAGCTGTTACCCTACACGGCCCAGACGATCCATCACTACTTCACGAACCCCGCC includes:
- a CDS encoding helix-turn-helix domain-containing protein, producing the protein MAKKMYNMGVEATLDVISGKWKPQILCHLSMRPQRTCDLRNELPQISQKVLTQQLRELAADGIVDRQVAGDKAPFKVTYRLTEMGRSLGTVLVQMSVWGEHHVDELHQAGQLDVGIRNDHKGFERLLQPR